In Brevibacterium zhoupengii, the following are encoded in one genomic region:
- a CDS encoding phosphatidate cytidylyltransferase: MISLTGSDSPASDPASFGGPDPVPHPSGSETPFPRRRDLRNSDKDYSPDDPTTNPAAETGQDVPEVAEKDYGKAGRNLPAAIGIGLLIGGVVLVSLIFFPISFLFIILIAIVAAMWELANALSRSGSLVSRIPTMVSAACMVLATFVGGREALWVTFAASAGAVMLFTMVERRKNAVKDVSLSLFALTYVGLMACFVVYLLTQPDGNLYVILFLASVVASDTGGYVFGVLWGKHPIAPRISPKKSWEGYIGSVVFAAAVATILALTLFDAPFWTGLVFGVVIPAFATLGDFSESMIKRDLELKDMGTLLPGHGGVMDRLDSILPTAPVALVMFSVLPGYL; this comes from the coding sequence ATGATTTCCTTGACCGGGTCAGACAGTCCTGCATCCGATCCGGCTTCCTTCGGGGGGCCGGATCCGGTTCCGCATCCATCAGGCTCTGAGACCCCCTTTCCCAGGCGCCGAGACCTGCGCAACTCGGATAAGGACTACTCACCGGACGATCCGACGACGAATCCGGCAGCGGAGACCGGGCAAGACGTTCCAGAGGTGGCAGAGAAGGACTACGGCAAGGCCGGACGAAATCTGCCGGCCGCGATCGGCATCGGGCTGCTCATCGGCGGCGTCGTCCTGGTCTCCCTCATCTTCTTCCCGATCTCGTTCCTCTTCATCATCCTCATCGCCATCGTCGCTGCGATGTGGGAACTGGCCAACGCGCTGTCCCGTTCGGGATCGCTGGTCTCACGCATTCCGACCATGGTCTCCGCCGCCTGCATGGTGCTGGCAACGTTCGTCGGCGGACGCGAAGCACTGTGGGTGACCTTCGCCGCCAGTGCCGGCGCCGTCATGCTCTTCACCATGGTCGAGCGACGTAAGAACGCAGTCAAAGACGTCTCACTGTCCCTGTTCGCGCTCACCTACGTCGGCCTCATGGCCTGCTTCGTCGTCTACCTGCTCACGCAGCCCGACGGCAACCTCTACGTCATCCTGTTCCTCGCCAGTGTGGTCGCCTCGGACACCGGTGGCTACGTCTTCGGCGTGCTGTGGGGCAAACACCCGATCGCCCCGAGGATCTCACCGAAGAAATCCTGGGAAGGCTACATCGGCTCGGTGGTCTTCGCCGCCGCGGTCGCGACCATCCTCGCTCTGACGCTCTTCGACGCACCCTTCTGGACCGGACTGGTCTTCGGTGTGGTTATTCCGGCCTTCGCCACTCTCGGCGACTTCAGCGAATCGATGATCAAACGCGATCTCGAGCTCAAGGACATGGGAACCCTGCTGCCTGGCCACGGCGGAGTCATGGACCGACTCGATTCGATCCTGCCGACGGCCCCGGTGGCTTTGGTGATGTTCTCCGTTCTGCCCGGATACCTCTGA
- the frr gene encoding ribosome recycling factor, whose product MIEETLAEAREKMDKAVEFTQEDFSSIRTGRANPALFASIEIDYYGAPTPLQQLASFQTPEARTILVTPYDRGALGDIETALRNSDIGANPANDGNVIRVVLPELTEERRKEYVKIVKGKAEDGKVSIRNIRRHAKETLERIKKDGDAGEDEVARGISELDDLTKSKVDNVDKLLNQKEAELLEV is encoded by the coding sequence GTGATTGAAGAGACACTGGCCGAGGCCAGAGAGAAGATGGACAAAGCCGTGGAATTCACGCAGGAGGACTTCTCGTCCATCCGCACCGGCCGCGCCAATCCCGCACTGTTCGCGTCCATTGAGATCGATTACTACGGTGCACCGACCCCTCTGCAGCAGCTGGCCTCATTCCAGACACCGGAAGCGCGCACGATCCTCGTGACTCCCTACGACCGTGGGGCACTTGGTGACATCGAGACGGCACTGCGCAATTCGGACATCGGAGCCAACCCCGCCAATGACGGCAACGTCATCCGCGTTGTGCTCCCGGAACTCACCGAGGAACGCCGCAAGGAGTACGTGAAGATCGTCAAGGGCAAGGCCGAAGACGGCAAGGTCTCGATCCGCAACATCCGTCGCCATGCCAAGGAGACCCTGGAGCGCATCAAGAAGGACGGCGACGCCGGCGAAGACGAAGTCGCACGTGGAATCTCCGAACTCGACGACCTGACGAAGAGCAAGGTCGACAACGTCGACAAGCTGCTGAACCAGAAGGAAGCTGAGCTACTCGAGGTCTGA
- the pyrH gene encoding UMP kinase — MTSTPVHESSYASRPVRTHRRRVLLKLSGEVFGGGKIGVDPDVVAAVAREVAPTVDEVEVSIVVGGGNFFRGAELSQRGMDRTRADYMGMLGTVMNCLALQDFLEQTGVDTRVQTAIPMSQVAESYIPRRAMRHMEKNRVVIFGAGAGLPYFSTDTVAAQRALEIHADEVLIAKNGVDGVYTADPNIDPTAEKIREITYQEALQKGLKVVDATAFSLCMDNKLPMHVFGMEGEGNLRKAIVGDKIGTVVN; from the coding sequence ATGACATCCACCCCGGTTCACGAATCCAGCTACGCCAGCAGACCAGTCCGCACCCACCGCCGCCGCGTTCTCCTCAAACTCTCCGGGGAGGTGTTCGGCGGAGGCAAGATCGGAGTCGATCCCGACGTCGTCGCCGCAGTCGCCAGAGAAGTGGCACCCACCGTCGACGAGGTGGAAGTCAGCATCGTCGTCGGCGGCGGTAACTTCTTCCGTGGCGCAGAGCTGTCCCAGCGGGGCATGGACCGTACCCGCGCCGATTACATGGGCATGCTGGGAACAGTGATGAACTGCCTGGCGCTGCAGGACTTCCTCGAGCAGACCGGAGTCGACACTCGGGTGCAGACCGCGATCCCGATGTCGCAGGTCGCCGAGTCCTACATCCCACGCCGGGCGATGCGTCACATGGAGAAGAACCGGGTCGTCATCTTCGGTGCAGGAGCCGGACTGCCCTACTTCTCCACCGATACTGTCGCCGCACAGCGTGCGCTGGAGATCCACGCCGATGAAGTCCTCATCGCCAAGAACGGGGTCGACGGTGTCTACACCGCTGACCCGAACATCGATCCCACGGCAGAGAAGATCCGTGAGATCACCTACCAGGAGGCACTGCAGAAAGGCCTCAAGGTCGTCGACGCCACTGCCTTCTCGCTGTGCATGGACAACAAGCTGCCGATGCACGTCTTCGGCATGGAAGGCGAAGGCAACCTGCGCAAGGCGATCGTCGGAGACAAGATCGGCACCGTAGTCAACTAG